The Hydrogenobacter thermophilus TK-6 genome window below encodes:
- a CDS encoding lipoyl protein ligase domain-containing protein, with amino-acid sequence MWRVVYTGQRPHYENIALDRIMLDLKAEGKIPNTIRFLQFKPECVLIGFHQSVEEEVRVDYTQREGIQVGRRITGGGAIYFDETQIGWEVIADIRDVDAKNFEELTAMICRAVAKGLRKLGIKADFRPRNDIEVEGRKISGTGGVFEGNAFLYQGTILMDFNVERMLKSLQIPVEKLTSKGIKSAEDRVEWVKRVLGYLPPKEEVFEALLRGISEELGINYQWGNLTEEELELLDSKRDYYKSDEWIYHVKSAVKDQDTLFGIHRCPGGTFRVSAKIDTRTKVLQQVIINGDFFVKPQRIIYDLEAYLKHTPIDNLESRIREFFKDRDWEGLNLSAEDFVDAILFPLRKAEGLQLGIEKKRLNNIIASIGGGLIENIEKAKVMLLPYCAKPRWCDYRHLDDCGECGGCTVGDAYRLAYQKGMIPITITSFELLRDTLLWCAQNGYTYIGHCCYEFYEKRYEIFAKASKEGAKGVLLDIVGTTCYSLGVEEEERAYHGEFTVELDLIKEDMQSIMSAKPDVEAPDKKEVKRDFDFSPHFLDFKPPYYKKPKAAPTPEEDMTRTSMQKEVFKGEATIGEEAVSFKEAVKLLVKWIKESKNPTLVIGPLLFWDWKEKELLEKGEVLRRLIEKVGRFNVKVMPDYRPKLKKYDPTVEMDPPNPHHAVLYGKHDLTLLVGVHCYRTDFVIRLLKKHTDTKVVALCGLYGHPTADLSTSFTDAQKLEEILKML; translated from the coding sequence ATGTGGAGAGTTGTATATACAGGTCAAAGACCCCATTACGAAAACATAGCTCTGGATAGGATCATGCTTGATTTAAAGGCTGAGGGAAAAATTCCCAACACCATAAGGTTTTTGCAGTTCAAGCCTGAATGTGTGCTTATAGGCTTTCACCAATCGGTGGAGGAAGAGGTGAGAGTTGATTATACTCAGAGAGAAGGCATACAGGTAGGTAGAAGGATAACAGGCGGGGGTGCTATATACTTTGACGAGACGCAGATAGGCTGGGAGGTGATAGCAGACATAAGAGATGTTGATGCTAAAAATTTTGAGGAGCTTACCGCTATGATATGCAGAGCTGTAGCAAAAGGTCTCAGAAAGCTGGGAATAAAGGCGGACTTTAGACCAAGAAATGATATAGAGGTAGAGGGGCGGAAGATATCAGGTACAGGGGGCGTGTTTGAGGGCAATGCCTTTTTGTATCAGGGTACCATACTTATGGACTTTAATGTGGAAAGGATGTTAAAGTCCCTTCAGATACCTGTTGAAAAACTGACTTCCAAGGGTATAAAGTCTGCGGAGGACAGAGTAGAGTGGGTAAAGAGGGTTTTAGGCTATTTACCACCAAAAGAGGAAGTTTTTGAAGCTCTGCTCAGAGGCATTTCTGAAGAGCTGGGCATAAACTATCAGTGGGGGAACCTCACTGAGGAGGAGCTTGAGCTTCTTGATAGCAAGAGAGATTACTATAAGAGCGACGAATGGATATATCATGTAAAGAGTGCAGTAAAAGACCAGGATACGCTTTTTGGCATACACAGATGCCCCGGTGGTACCTTCAGAGTGTCGGCAAAGATAGATACCAGAACTAAAGTTTTACAGCAGGTCATTATAAACGGCGACTTCTTTGTAAAGCCTCAGAGGATCATTTACGACCTGGAAGCCTATCTAAAGCACACACCCATTGATAATTTGGAAAGCAGAATAAGGGAGTTCTTCAAAGACAGGGATTGGGAAGGGCTAAACCTGAGCGCAGAAGACTTTGTTGACGCTATTCTATTCCCCCTTAGGAAAGCGGAGGGCTTACAGCTGGGTATTGAAAAAAAAAGGCTCAATAACATAATAGCCAGCATAGGGGGCGGGCTGATAGAGAACATTGAGAAAGCTAAGGTTATGCTCCTTCCTTACTGTGCCAAGCCAAGATGGTGCGATTACAGACATCTTGATGACTGCGGTGAGTGCGGGGGATGCACCGTTGGAGATGCTTACAGGCTTGCCTACCAGAAGGGCATGATACCCATAACCATAACCTCCTTTGAGCTTCTTCGGGACACACTCCTATGGTGTGCGCAAAACGGTTATACATATATAGGACACTGCTGTTATGAGTTTTATGAGAAGCGATACGAAATATTTGCAAAAGCATCTAAGGAAGGTGCAAAAGGTGTACTTTTGGACATAGTGGGAACCACATGCTACAGTTTGGGAGTGGAAGAGGAAGAGAGGGCTTATCATGGTGAGTTTACTGTTGAGTTGGACCTTATAAAGGAAGACATGCAGAGCATTATGTCCGCAAAACCGGATGTAGAAGCTCCAGACAAGAAAGAGGTCAAAAGAGACTTTGACTTTTCTCCTCACTTTTTGGACTTTAAACCCCCCTATTACAAAAAGCCAAAGGCTGCACCTACCCCTGAGGAGGACATGACAAGAACATCTATGCAAAAGGAAGTTTTTAAGGGAGAAGCTACCATAGGAGAGGAGGCTGTCTCTTTCAAGGAGGCGGTAAAACTTCTGGTAAAGTGGATAAAAGAGTCCAAAAACCCCACCCTGGTGATAGGTCCTTTGCTCTTCTGGGATTGGAAGGAAAAGGAGCTTTTGGAAAAGGGAGAGGTGCTAAGAAGGCTAATAGAAAAGGTGGGAAGGTTTAATGTAAAAGTCATGCCAGATTACAGACCCAAGCTCAAAAAGTACGACCCCACCGTAGAGATGGACCCACCCAATCCACACCACGCCGTCCTCTATGGGAAACACGACCTTACCCTTCTGGTGGGAGTGCATTGCTATAGGACTGACTTTGTGATAAGACTGCTCAAAAAACACACAGACACCAAGGTGGTAGCCCTTTGTGGACTCTATGGCCACCCTACAGCTGACCTTTCAACCAGCTTCACGGATGCGCAAAAACTTGAGGAAATTCTAAAAATGCTCTAA
- a CDS encoding isoamylase early set domain-containing protein codes for MIKKTYLEKQGVCVVTFTAQFEKAKQVQLVGEWNGWMPEMMKRKKDGSFWIVKRLKKGREYRFKYLIDGSLWENDPNADDYVPNPYGSTDSVVKC; via the coding sequence ATGATTAAGAAAACGTACCTTGAGAAACAGGGAGTTTGCGTGGTTACTTTCACCGCTCAATTTGAAAAAGCTAAGCAGGTGCAGCTGGTGGGAGAATGGAATGGCTGGATGCCCGAGATGATGAAGAGGAAAAAGGATGGTAGCTTTTGGATAGTAAAGAGGTTAAAAAAAGGCAGAGAATACAGATTCAAGTACCTCATAGATGGTAGCCTGTGGGAGAACGACCCCAATGCGGATGATTATGTCCCTAACCCTTACGGTTCAACAGACAGCGTAGTTAAATGCTGA
- a CDS encoding diacylglycerol/polyprenol kinase family protein, protein MLSLEVRRKLFHLIAISLWIVPLKLFPPFLTFFTFLVVIFLNILVVKKVGQDSLGVVYRCILYLEREKNLEKPSIQALWANLGIMLSFLMFGGDCATIGVILLAVGDAFASLVGYHLGRTKLFDKSLEGFLAFFLSSFLVLYFILGWGRAIILSLFGALIELLPLKVDDNLTLPLAGSFLCYILEHF, encoded by the coding sequence ATGCTGAGTCTGGAGGTAAGAAGGAAGTTATTTCACCTAATAGCTATAAGCCTGTGGATAGTACCCCTAAAACTCTTCCCACCTTTCCTCACTTTTTTTACCTTTCTTGTGGTGATTTTTTTAAACATCCTGGTGGTAAAAAAGGTGGGACAAGACTCCTTAGGTGTAGTTTACAGATGTATCCTTTACCTGGAAAGGGAAAAAAATTTGGAAAAACCTTCCATACAGGCTCTCTGGGCGAACTTGGGTATAATGCTCAGCTTTTTGATGTTTGGTGGAGACTGTGCCACCATTGGCGTGATCCTTCTTGCAGTAGGTGATGCCTTTGCAAGCCTTGTGGGTTATCACTTGGGAAGAACCAAGCTCTTTGACAAGAGTTTGGAGGGCTTTTTGGCTTTCTTTTTAAGCAGTTTTTTGGTGCTTTACTTTATTTTAGGGTGGGGAAGAGCTATCATTCTGTCGCTCTTTGGTGCGCTGATAGAGCTTTTACCTCTTAAGGTGGATGACAACCTGACGCTGCCTCTGGCAGGAAGTTTTTTATGCTACATATTAGAGCATTTTTAG